One part of the Mycobacterium marinum genome encodes these proteins:
- a CDS encoding type I polyketide synthase — MTIHEHDRVSADRDETGPHSTHALVDRLTTGEPFAVAFGGQGSAWLETLEELVSAAGIESELAALVGEVELLLEPVSKELVVVRPIGFEPLQWVRALAAEDPVPSDKHLTSSAVSLPGVLLTQVAAVRALARQGMDLIATPPVVSVGHSQGVLAVEALNAGGVRDVELLALAQLIGAAGTLVARRRGISVLGDRPPMVSVTNADPERIQQLLEDFAQDVRTVLPPVLSIRNGRRSVVITGTPEQLSRFELYCRQISEKEEAERKTKVRGGDVFAPVFDPVKVEVGFHTPRLADGIDIVGGWAEKVGLDVALARQLAEAILVDTVDWVSDINRVHEAGARWILDLGPGDILTRLTAPVIRGLGIGIVPAATRGGQRNLFTVGATPEVARAWSSYAPTAVRLPDGRVKLSTKFTRLTGRSPILLAGMTPTTVDAKIVAAAANAGHWAELAGGGQVTEEIFADRINEMSGLLEPGRTYQFNALFLDPYLWKLQLGGKRLVQKARQSGAAIDGVVISAGIPDLEEAVELIDELNDIGISHVVFKPGTIEQIRSVIRIATEVPTKPVIMHVEGGRAGGHHSWEDLDDLLLATYSELRSRANITVCVGGGIGTPERAAEYLSGRWAQAYGFPLMPIDGILVGTAAMAALEATTSPSVKKMLVETQGTGEWIGAGKAQGGMASSRSQLGADIHEIDNSASRCGQLLDEVAGDADAVAERRDEIIAAMAKTAKPYFGDIADMTYLQWLQRYVELAIGEGNSTADTAAPGSPWLADTWRDRFQQMLQRAEARLHPQDFGPIETAFADPALLENPTQTIAALLARYPDAETVQLHPADVPFFVTLCKTLGKPVNFVPVIDKDVRRWWRSDSLWQAHDARYDADQVCIIPGPAAVAGITRMDEPVGELLDRFERAAIDEVLGSDGDAKAVTSRRLGRPDVTGPLAVVLDAPDVLWAGRTATNPVHRIADPSEWQVHDGPESPRATHTSTGARLQVQGSDVVLSVPVSATWIDIRFTLPANTVDGGIPVVSTDDATTAMRSVLAIAAGVDGPESLPPVTDGTATVTVDWDPEKVADHTGVTATFGEPLAPSLTTVPDALVGQCWPAVFAAIGSAVTDSGVPVVEGLLSLVHLDHAARVVGDLPKIPAQLTVTATASNATDTDMGRVVPVSVTVAGPDGATIATLEERFAILGRTGTAELSDPVRAGGTVSENATDTPRRRRRDVTLTAPVDMRPFAVVSGDHNPIHTDRSAALLAGLESPIVHGMWLSAAAQHTVTATDGKARPPARLVGWTARFLGMVRPGDDVDFRVERVGIDQGAEVLEVSARIGSDLVMSASARLAAPKTVYAFPGQGIQHKGMGMEVRARSKAARKVWDTADRFTRDTLGFSVLHVVRDNPTSLIASGVHYHHPDGVLYLTQFTQVAMATVAAAQVAEMREQGAFVEGAIACGHSVGEYTALACVTGIYELEALLEMVFHRGSKMHDIVPRDELGRSNYRLAAIRPSQIDLDDNDVPAFVAGIAESTGEFLEIVNFNLRGSQYAIAGTVRGLEALEAEVERRRELSGGRRSFILVPGIDVPFHSRVLRVGVAEFRRSLDRVMPRDADPDLIIGRYIPNLVPRLFNLDRDFIQEIRDLVPAEPLDEILADYDTWIRERPRELARTVFIELLAWQFASPVRWIETQDLLFIEEAAGGLGVERFVEIGVKTSPTVAGLATNTLKLPEYAHSTVEVLNAERDAAVLFATDTDPEPEPEPEAEEPAAEAGDAAAAAAPAPAAAPAAPSGGPRPDDIGFDAADATLALIALSAKMRLDQIEELDSIESITDGASSRRNQLLVDLGSELNLGAIDGAAEADLAGLRSQVTKLARTYKPYGPVLSDAINDQLRTVLGPSGKRPGAIAERVKKTWELGDGWAKHVTVEVALGTREGSSVRGGALGNLHEGALADAASVDKVVDAAVASVAARRGVAVALPSAGGGGGATVDAAALAEFTDQITGRDGVLASAARLVLGQLGLDAPATALPAATDADLIELVTAELGSDWPRLVAPVFDGKKAVVFDDRWASAREDLVKLWLTDEGDIDADWARLSQRFEGAGHVVATQATWWQGKSLAAGRQIHASLYGRIAAGAENPDPGPDSSEVAVVTGASKGSIAASVVARLLDGGATVIATTSKLDDERLAFYRTLYRDHARYGAALWVVAANMASYSDIDALVEWVGSEQSESLGPQSIHIKDAQTPTLLFPFAAPRVVGDLSEAGSRSEMEMKVLLWAVQRLIGGLSTIGAERDIASRLHVVLPGSPNRGMFGGDGAYGEAKSALDAVVSRWHAESSWAARVSLAHALIGWTRGTGLMGHNDAIVSAVEEAGVTTYSTDEMAAMLLGLCDVESKVAAASTPIKADLTGGLAEANLDMAELAAKAREEMSTEATADDEESTEGAIPALPSPPRGYTPAPPPHWDDLDVDPSDLVVIVGGAELGPYGSSRTRFEMEVENELSAAGVLELAWTTGLVRWEDDPQPGWYDTGTGELVDEAELVERYHDVVVERVGIREFVDDGTIDSDHSSPLLVSVFLDKDFSFVVSSEADARAFADFDPEHTVIRPVPDSGDWQVIRKAGTEIRVPRKTTLSRVVGAQLPTGFDPTVWGISQDMASSIDRVAVWNIVATVDAFLSAGFSPTEVMRYVHPSLVANTMGTGMGGGTSMQTMYHGNLLGRNKPNDIFQEILPNIVAAHVVQSYIGSYGSMIHPVAACATAAVSVEEGVDKIRLGKAEMVVAGGIDDLTLEGIIGFGDMAATADTAMMRGRGIADSKFSRPNDRRRLGFVEAQGGGTILLARGDLALKMGLPVLAVVAFAQSFGDGVHTSIPAPGLGALGAGRGGRDSALARALAKLGVGADDIAIISKHDTSTLANDPNETELHERLADSLGRSEGAPLFVVSQKSMTGHAKGGAAVFQMMGLCQILRDGVIPPNRSLDCVDDELAGAAHFVWVRDALRLGGKFPLKAGMLTSLGFGHVSGLVALVHPQAFIASLAPEQRADYQRRADARLLAGQRRLASSMAGGEPMYQRPPDRRFDHDTAEKPQEAAMLLNPAARLGDGEAYIG, encoded by the coding sequence GTGACGATCCACGAGCACGACCGGGTGTCAGCTGACCGCGACGAGACTGGCCCGCACAGCACCCATGCTCTGGTCGATCGTCTGACCACGGGTGAGCCATTCGCGGTGGCATTCGGGGGACAGGGCAGCGCCTGGCTCGAGACTCTCGAGGAACTGGTTTCGGCGGCCGGAATCGAATCAGAACTGGCCGCCCTGGTGGGCGAGGTCGAGCTGCTGCTCGAGCCGGTGTCCAAGGAACTGGTTGTGGTCCGCCCGATCGGTTTCGAGCCGCTGCAGTGGGTACGTGCGCTGGCTGCTGAGGATCCAGTCCCGTCCGACAAGCACCTGACATCGTCGGCGGTGTCGTTGCCGGGCGTGCTGCTCACCCAGGTCGCAGCCGTCCGCGCCTTGGCGCGCCAGGGTATGGACCTGATTGCGACCCCTCCGGTGGTGTCGGTGGGGCACTCGCAGGGCGTGCTGGCGGTGGAGGCACTCAACGCCGGTGGGGTGCGCGACGTGGAGCTGTTGGCCCTGGCTCAGCTGATCGGTGCGGCGGGAACGCTGGTGGCCCGGCGACGTGGGATATCGGTCCTCGGTGATCGCCCGCCGATGGTTTCGGTCACCAACGCCGACCCCGAGCGCATCCAGCAGCTGCTGGAGGACTTCGCCCAGGACGTGCGCACCGTGCTTCCGCCCGTGCTGTCCATCCGCAACGGTCGGCGTTCGGTCGTCATCACCGGCACCCCCGAGCAGTTGTCTCGCTTCGAGCTGTATTGCCGCCAGATATCGGAGAAAGAAGAAGCCGAGCGCAAGACCAAGGTCCGCGGCGGCGATGTCTTCGCGCCCGTGTTCGATCCGGTAAAGGTCGAGGTGGGCTTCCACACTCCGCGGCTGGCGGACGGAATTGACATTGTGGGCGGCTGGGCCGAAAAGGTTGGCCTCGACGTCGCCCTGGCCCGCCAGCTTGCCGAGGCGATCCTGGTTGACACGGTGGACTGGGTCAGCGACATCAACCGGGTCCACGAGGCCGGCGCACGCTGGATCCTGGACCTGGGGCCCGGTGACATCCTGACCCGGCTGACCGCGCCGGTGATCCGGGGCTTGGGCATCGGCATCGTGCCCGCGGCAACGCGCGGCGGCCAGCGCAACCTCTTCACCGTCGGAGCCACGCCCGAGGTTGCTAGGGCCTGGTCGAGTTATGCCCCGACCGCTGTTCGTCTCCCCGACGGCAGGGTGAAGCTCTCGACGAAGTTCACTCGGCTGACCGGTCGGTCGCCGATCCTGCTCGCGGGCATGACGCCCACCACCGTGGACGCCAAGATCGTCGCCGCGGCGGCCAACGCTGGGCACTGGGCCGAGCTGGCCGGCGGCGGGCAGGTCACCGAGGAGATCTTCGCCGACCGCATCAACGAGATGTCCGGTCTGCTCGAGCCGGGGCGCACCTATCAGTTCAATGCATTGTTCCTCGATCCCTACCTGTGGAAGCTCCAGCTCGGTGGCAAGCGGCTGGTGCAAAAGGCGCGCCAGTCCGGCGCGGCAATCGATGGTGTGGTGATCAGCGCGGGCATCCCGGACCTCGAAGAAGCCGTCGAGCTGATCGACGAACTCAACGACATCGGAATCAGCCACGTGGTGTTCAAGCCCGGCACCATCGAGCAGATCCGCTCGGTGATCCGCATTGCCACCGAGGTGCCCACCAAGCCGGTGATCATGCACGTCGAAGGTGGGCGCGCCGGTGGCCACCATTCCTGGGAAGACCTCGACGACCTGTTGCTGGCGACCTATTCGGAGTTGCGGTCGCGCGCCAACATCACCGTCTGCGTCGGCGGTGGCATCGGTACCCCGGAGCGCGCGGCCGAGTACCTGTCCGGGCGCTGGGCGCAGGCCTATGGCTTCCCGCTGATGCCGATCGACGGGATCCTGGTCGGCACCGCCGCCATGGCCGCACTGGAGGCCACCACCTCGCCGTCGGTCAAGAAGATGCTGGTCGAAACCCAGGGCACCGGCGAGTGGATCGGCGCCGGAAAAGCTCAGGGCGGCATGGCTTCCAGCCGTAGCCAGCTCGGTGCGGACATCCACGAGATCGACAACAGCGCGTCGCGTTGCGGGCAGCTGCTCGACGAGGTGGCCGGAGACGCGGATGCGGTCGCCGAGCGTCGCGACGAGATCATCGCCGCGATGGCCAAGACCGCCAAGCCTTACTTCGGCGACATCGCCGACATGACATATCTGCAGTGGCTGCAGCGCTACGTCGAACTGGCTATCGGCGAAGGCAATTCGACTGCCGACACCGCCGCGCCGGGCAGCCCGTGGCTGGCCGACACCTGGCGAGACCGGTTCCAGCAGATGCTGCAGCGCGCCGAAGCGCGTTTGCACCCACAGGATTTCGGTCCCATCGAGACCGCATTCGCCGATCCGGCGCTGCTGGAGAATCCGACGCAGACCATCGCCGCGCTGCTGGCCCGTTACCCGGACGCCGAGACCGTCCAGCTGCACCCGGCGGACGTGCCGTTCTTTGTGACGCTGTGCAAGACCCTTGGCAAGCCGGTCAACTTTGTGCCCGTCATCGACAAGGACGTTCGGCGCTGGTGGCGCAGTGACTCGCTGTGGCAGGCCCATGACGCCCGCTACGACGCTGACCAGGTGTGCATCATTCCCGGCCCCGCGGCGGTCGCCGGTATCACCCGGATGGACGAGCCGGTCGGTGAGCTGCTGGACCGCTTCGAGCGGGCCGCCATCGATGAGGTGCTCGGTAGCGACGGTGACGCGAAGGCGGTCACATCGCGCCGGTTGGGCCGTCCCGATGTGACCGGGCCGCTCGCCGTTGTGCTGGATGCCCCGGACGTGTTGTGGGCCGGGCGTACCGCGACGAATCCGGTCCACCGGATCGCCGACCCGAGCGAGTGGCAGGTCCACGACGGACCCGAAAGTCCCCGCGCCACGCACACGTCCACTGGCGCTCGGCTGCAAGTCCAGGGCAGCGACGTGGTATTGAGTGTGCCGGTTTCGGCCACCTGGATCGACATCCGGTTCACCCTGCCCGCCAACACCGTTGACGGCGGCATCCCGGTGGTCTCCACCGACGACGCCACCACCGCGATGCGCTCGGTGCTGGCGATCGCGGCCGGTGTGGACGGGCCGGAGTCATTGCCCCCGGTAACCGATGGAACGGCGACGGTGACCGTCGACTGGGACCCCGAGAAGGTGGCCGACCACACCGGGGTCACGGCCACTTTCGGTGAGCCGCTGGCACCTAGCCTCACAACCGTTCCGGACGCACTGGTCGGGCAGTGCTGGCCGGCGGTTTTCGCAGCGATCGGTTCCGCGGTGACCGACAGCGGTGTGCCGGTGGTGGAGGGGCTGCTCAGCCTGGTCCACCTCGACCATGCGGCTCGCGTGGTCGGCGATTTGCCCAAGATTCCTGCCCAATTGACCGTTACGGCAACGGCTTCCAATGCCACCGACACCGACATGGGTCGTGTGGTGCCGGTCTCGGTGACAGTTGCCGGGCCCGACGGTGCGACGATCGCCACTCTCGAAGAGCGGTTCGCGATCCTGGGCCGTACCGGAACCGCTGAACTCAGCGACCCGGTTCGGGCCGGTGGCACGGTATCGGAGAACGCCACCGACACCCCGCGGCGCCGTCGCCGCGACGTCACCCTCACGGCGCCCGTGGATATGCGTCCGTTTGCGGTGGTGTCCGGTGACCACAATCCCATCCACACCGATCGTTCCGCGGCGTTGCTGGCGGGCTTGGAATCGCCCATCGTGCACGGCATGTGGTTGTCGGCCGCAGCGCAGCACACCGTGACCGCCACCGACGGGAAAGCTCGCCCGCCGGCCCGCCTGGTCGGGTGGACCGCGCGTTTCCTGGGCATGGTGCGCCCCGGTGACGATGTGGACTTCCGTGTCGAGCGCGTTGGAATCGACCAGGGCGCAGAGGTTCTGGAAGTGTCAGCGCGCATCGGTTCGGATCTGGTGATGTCGGCGTCCGCACGACTGGCCGCGCCGAAGACCGTCTATGCATTCCCGGGTCAGGGTATTCAGCACAAAGGCATGGGCATGGAGGTCCGAGCACGCTCCAAGGCGGCCCGTAAGGTGTGGGACACCGCGGACAGGTTCACCCGCGACACGCTGGGTTTCTCGGTGCTGCACGTGGTTCGGGACAATCCGACCAGCCTCATCGCCAGCGGTGTGCACTACCACCACCCCGACGGGGTGTTGTACCTGACGCAGTTCACCCAGGTTGCGATGGCCACCGTGGCGGCCGCGCAGGTGGCCGAAATGCGTGAGCAGGGTGCCTTTGTTGAGGGCGCGATCGCCTGTGGACACTCGGTGGGTGAGTACACCGCACTGGCCTGCGTGACGGGTATCTACGAACTAGAAGCCCTGTTGGAGATGGTGTTCCACCGCGGCTCGAAGATGCACGACATCGTGCCTCGTGACGAGCTGGGGCGGTCCAACTACCGGCTGGCGGCCATCCGGCCGTCGCAGATCGACCTCGATGACAACGACGTTCCGGCCTTCGTCGCCGGGATCGCCGAGAGCACCGGTGAGTTCCTGGAGATCGTGAACTTCAACCTGCGCGGGTCGCAATACGCGATCGCGGGCACGGTGCGCGGGCTGGAGGCGCTGGAGGCTGAAGTGGAGCGGCGCCGTGAACTCAGCGGCGGACGACGCTCGTTCATCCTGGTGCCCGGCATCGACGTTCCGTTCCACTCGCGGGTGCTGCGGGTTGGTGTCGCGGAGTTCCGCCGTTCGCTGGACCGCGTGATGCCGCGCGACGCCGATCCGGACCTGATCATCGGGCGCTACATCCCCAACCTGGTGCCGCGGCTGTTCAACCTGGACCGTGACTTCATCCAGGAGATCCGGGATCTGGTGCCGGCCGAGCCGCTCGACGAGATCCTGGCCGACTACGACACCTGGATTCGGGAGCGCCCGCGAGAGCTGGCGCGCACCGTCTTCATCGAGCTGCTGGCATGGCAGTTCGCCAGTCCGGTGCGCTGGATTGAGACCCAGGATCTGCTCTTCATCGAGGAGGCCGCCGGCGGGCTCGGCGTGGAGCGGTTCGTCGAGATCGGCGTGAAGACCTCGCCGACCGTGGCGGGTCTGGCTACCAACACGCTAAAGCTGCCCGAATACGCCCACAGCACAGTGGAAGTGCTCAATGCCGAGCGCGATGCCGCGGTGCTGTTCGCCACCGACACCGACCCCGAACCGGAGCCGGAGCCCGAGGCAGAGGAGCCCGCGGCGGAGGCGGGCGACGCGGCCGCTGCCGCGGCACCGGCACCGGCCGCCGCTCCGGCCGCACCTTCGGGTGGCCCGCGGCCCGACGACATCGGGTTTGACGCCGCCGATGCCACTCTGGCGCTGATCGCGCTGTCGGCCAAGATGCGCCTGGACCAGATCGAGGAGCTGGACTCCATCGAGTCCATCACCGACGGCGCGTCGTCGCGGCGTAACCAGCTGCTGGTGGATCTGGGCTCCGAATTGAATCTGGGTGCCATCGACGGCGCGGCCGAGGCCGACCTGGCCGGGCTGCGCTCGCAGGTCACCAAGCTGGCACGGACCTACAAGCCTTACGGCCCAGTGCTTTCGGATGCGATCAACGATCAACTTCGCACGGTGCTGGGACCCTCGGGCAAGCGCCCGGGTGCCATCGCGGAGCGGGTCAAGAAGACCTGGGAGCTTGGCGATGGCTGGGCAAAACACGTCACCGTCGAGGTGGCGCTAGGCACCCGCGAGGGCAGCAGCGTTCGCGGCGGCGCCCTGGGCAACCTGCACGAGGGCGCGTTGGCCGATGCGGCTTCCGTCGACAAGGTGGTCGACGCCGCGGTTGCATCGGTTGCCGCCCGCCGTGGTGTCGCCGTGGCGCTGCCGTCGGCTGGCGGTGGCGGTGGCGCTACCGTCGACGCGGCGGCGCTCGCCGAATTCACCGATCAGATCACCGGTCGCGACGGGGTGCTCGCCTCGGCTGCTCGTCTGGTGTTGGGCCAGTTGGGTCTCGACGCCCCGGCCACCGCGCTGCCGGCCGCGACCGACGCAGACCTCATCGAACTGGTCACCGCTGAATTGGGCTCGGACTGGCCGCGTTTGGTGGCGCCGGTGTTCGACGGGAAGAAAGCAGTCGTGTTCGACGACCGCTGGGCCAGCGCCCGCGAAGACCTGGTCAAGCTGTGGCTAACCGACGAAGGTGACATCGACGCCGACTGGGCGCGGCTATCGCAACGCTTCGAGGGAGCCGGCCACGTCGTCGCGACCCAAGCCACCTGGTGGCAGGGCAAGTCGCTGGCGGCGGGGCGGCAGATCCACGCGTCGCTGTACGGCCGGATCGCCGCCGGTGCGGAGAACCCGGACCCGGGTCCGGACAGCAGCGAAGTGGCGGTGGTGACCGGCGCTTCGAAGGGGTCGATCGCGGCATCGGTGGTGGCACGACTGCTCGATGGCGGTGCCACCGTCATTGCCACCACGTCCAAACTCGACGACGAGCGGCTGGCGTTCTACCGCACGCTGTACCGAGACCATGCCCGCTACGGTGCGGCGCTGTGGGTGGTGGCGGCCAACATGGCCTCCTACTCCGACATCGACGCCCTGGTCGAATGGGTCGGCAGCGAGCAATCCGAAAGCCTTGGGCCGCAGTCGATTCACATCAAGGACGCGCAGACGCCGACGTTGCTGTTCCCGTTCGCGGCGCCGCGCGTGGTCGGCGACCTGTCGGAGGCCGGCTCGCGCTCCGAGATGGAGATGAAGGTGCTGCTGTGGGCAGTGCAGCGGCTGATCGGCGGGCTCTCGACGATCGGCGCCGAGCGCGACATCGCCTCGCGACTGCACGTGGTGTTGCCCGGCTCGCCCAACCGCGGCATGTTCGGTGGTGACGGCGCCTACGGCGAAGCCAAGTCGGCGCTGGACGCGGTGGTGAGTCGTTGGCACGCCGAGTCCTCGTGGGCGGCCCGGGTCAGCCTGGCGCACGCGCTGATCGGATGGACTCGCGGCACCGGCCTGATGGGTCACAACGACGCCATCGTCAGCGCTGTCGAAGAGGCTGGCGTCACCACCTACTCCACTGACGAGATGGCGGCGATGCTGCTCGGCCTGTGCGATGTGGAGTCCAAGGTCGCTGCGGCCAGCACCCCGATCAAAGCGGACCTCACGGGTGGGCTGGCGGAGGCCAACCTCGACATGGCCGAACTAGCCGCCAAGGCGCGTGAGGAGATGTCGACCGAGGCGACCGCAGATGACGAAGAGTCAACTGAGGGGGCAATTCCCGCGCTGCCGTCACCGCCGCGTGGATACACGCCGGCGCCGCCACCGCACTGGGACGACCTCGACGTGGACCCGTCCGACCTGGTGGTGATCGTCGGCGGTGCCGAGCTCGGTCCGTACGGCTCCTCGCGGACGCGTTTCGAGATGGAGGTCGAGAACGAGCTCTCCGCCGCCGGTGTGCTGGAGTTGGCCTGGACCACCGGGCTGGTCCGGTGGGAAGACGACCCGCAACCGGGCTGGTATGACACCGGAACCGGTGAGCTGGTCGACGAAGCCGAGTTGGTCGAGCGTTATCACGATGTGGTGGTGGAGCGCGTCGGCATTCGGGAGTTCGTCGACGACGGCACGATCGACTCCGACCACTCGTCGCCGTTGCTGGTGTCGGTGTTCCTGGATAAGGACTTCTCTTTCGTGGTGTCCTCGGAGGCCGACGCGCGTGCCTTCGCAGACTTCGATCCCGAGCACACCGTCATCCGGCCGGTGCCCGATTCGGGTGACTGGCAGGTCATCCGTAAGGCCGGCACCGAGATTCGAGTGCCGCGCAAGACGACACTGTCGCGGGTGGTTGGCGCCCAGCTCCCGACGGGCTTCGATCCGACGGTGTGGGGCATCAGTCAGGACATGGCCAGTTCGATTGACCGCGTGGCGGTTTGGAACATCGTGGCCACCGTCGACGCGTTCCTGAGCGCCGGGTTCAGCCCGACCGAGGTAATGCGTTATGTGCACCCGAGTTTGGTGGCAAACACCATGGGCACCGGTATGGGTGGCGGCACGTCGATGCAGACGATGTACCACGGAAACCTGTTGGGCCGGAACAAGCCGAACGACATATTCCAGGAAATTCTGCCGAATATCGTCGCTGCGCACGTGGTTCAGTCCTACATCGGTAGCTACGGCTCGATGATCCACCCGGTCGCCGCATGCGCGACGGCCGCGGTGTCGGTCGAGGAGGGCGTCGACAAGATCCGCTTGGGCAAGGCCGAGATGGTGGTGGCCGGCGGTATCGACGACCTCACCTTGGAAGGCATCATCGGCTTCGGTGACATGGCGGCCACCGCCGACACCGCCATGATGCGCGGCCGCGGAATCGCCGACTCGAAGTTCTCCCGGCCCAATGACCGGCGCCGGCTGGGCTTCGTGGAGGCCCAGGGCGGTGGCACGATTCTGCTGGCCCGTGGCGACCTGGCTCTGAAGATGGGCCTGCCCGTGCTCGCGGTGGTGGCCTTCGCGCAGTCCTTCGGAGACGGTGTGCACACCTCGATTCCGGCTCCGGGGCTGGGCGCATTGGGCGCCGGACGCGGCGGCCGGGACTCCGCGCTGGCGCGGGCGCTGGCCAAGTTGGGCGTGGGTGCCGATGACATCGCCATCATCTCCAAGCACGACACGTCGACGCTGGCCAACGATCCCAACGAGACGGAGTTGCACGAGCGGCTCGCCGACTCACTGGGCCGATCCGAGGGTGCGCCACTGTTCGTGGTGTCGCAAAAGAGCATGACCGGTCACGCCAAGGGTGGCGCGGCGGTCTTCCAGATGATGGGGTTGTGCCAGATTCTGCGTGACGGTGTCATTCCGCCCAACCGAAGTCTGGACTGCGTGGACGATGAACTGGCCGGGGCAGCGCACTTCGTGTGGGTGCGTGACGCGTTGCGGCTGGGCGGGAAGTTCCCGCTCAAAGCCGGCATGCTGACCAGCCTCGGGTTCGGCCACGTGTCCGGTCTGGTCGCGTTGGTGCACCCACAGGCGTTCATCGCCTCGCTGGCTCCTGAGCAGCGCGCGGACTACCAGCGGCGTGCCGATGCGCGGCTGCTGGCCGGTCAGCGGCGGCTGGCGTCGTCCATGGCCGGTGGAGAGCCGATGTATCAGCGGCCTCCGGACCGCCGTTTCGACCACGACACGGCCGAGAAGCCGCAAGAGGCAGCGATGCTGCTGAATCCGGCCGCTCGGCTCGGCGACGGCGAGGCCTACATCGGATGA
- a CDS encoding DUF1906 domain-containing protein, producing MSVSRRQVLKFAAATPGLVGLGAAAASLRAAPVSAASLGTLLDYAAGVIPASQIRAAGAVGSIRYVSDRRPGGAWMLGKPIQIGEARDLVGNGLKVVSCYQYGKGSTSDWLGGAAAGVQHARRGVELHTAAGGPPSAPIYASVDDNPSYEQYKNQIVPYLRAWESVIGHQRTGVYANSKTIDWAVRDGLGSYFWQHNWGSPKGYTHPAANLHQVEIDKRKVGGVGVDINEILKPQFGQWA from the coding sequence GTGTCGGTTTCGCGGCGTCAGGTGCTCAAATTCGCGGCGGCGACGCCCGGGCTGGTAGGCCTGGGGGCTGCTGCCGCGTCGTTGCGCGCTGCGCCGGTGTCGGCGGCGTCGCTGGGCACCCTGCTGGACTATGCCGCGGGCGTCATTCCGGCCAGTCAGATCAGGGCCGCCGGCGCGGTCGGGTCGATCCGGTATGTCTCCGACCGTCGGCCCGGCGGAGCCTGGATGCTCGGTAAGCCGATCCAAATCGGTGAGGCGCGCGATCTGGTCGGTAATGGGCTCAAGGTCGTCTCCTGTTATCAGTACGGGAAGGGGAGCACCTCGGACTGGCTGGGTGGTGCTGCCGCGGGCGTACAGCACGCCAGGCGCGGCGTGGAGCTGCACACGGCGGCCGGCGGCCCGCCAAGTGCCCCCATCTATGCCTCAGTCGACGACAACCCGTCTTACGAGCAGTACAAGAACCAGATAGTTCCGTATCTGCGGGCCTGGGAGTCGGTGATCGGCCATCAGCGCACCGGTGTGTACGCCAACTCGAAGACGATCGACTGGGCGGTGCGCGACGGCCTGGGCTCCTACTTCTGGCAGCACAACTGGGGCTCGCCGAAGGGATACACGCACCCGGCCGCCAATTTGCACCAGGTCGAGATCGACAAGCGCAAAGTTGGCGGAGTCGGCGTGGACATCAACGAGATCCTCAAGCCCCAGTTTGGGCAGTGGGCCTGA
- a CDS encoding SRPBCC family protein has protein sequence MDRDQLIDLTRRALKLARDKTTDLAPHQHAVDAREYTSLDRHERDRAMVLDSPQLVGYSSELPGPDTYCTKTVMGRSILLTRAADRAVRAFDNVCLHRQSRVATGCGTALRFTCPYHGWTYDNGGRLVGLPGREGFPGIAVGSDGLTELPATEFAGFLWVSLHPAHPAARLDVPAHLGPLAGELQSWGIGRWSPLGEKVLDSPINWKLAADTFAENYHFATVHRRTFATIARSNCTVFDSYGPHHRLIFPLNTILELENAPEDQWDPFHHMVVIYALFPNVVLSVTIANGELFRIYPGDRPGSSTTVHQNSTPLELSDESVATGAQAVFDYAHATVRDEDYRLAETLQTNLESGARQRLVFGRNEPGLQHRHITWAQALETPG, from the coding sequence ATGGATCGCGATCAGCTCATCGACCTCACCCGACGGGCGTTGAAACTCGCCCGAGACAAGACCACCGACCTCGCCCCGCATCAGCACGCCGTCGACGCGCGCGAGTACACGTCACTGGACAGACACGAGCGCGACCGAGCCATGGTGCTCGACAGCCCGCAGCTGGTCGGCTACTCATCCGAACTACCCGGTCCCGACACCTACTGCACCAAGACGGTCATGGGCCGATCCATCCTGTTGACCCGGGCTGCCGATCGGGCGGTCCGGGCCTTCGACAACGTCTGCCTGCATCGACAGTCCCGGGTGGCGACGGGTTGCGGTACCGCACTGCGGTTTACCTGCCCCTACCACGGTTGGACGTATGACAATGGCGGTCGCCTAGTCGGGCTGCCGGGCCGTGAAGGGTTCCCCGGGATCGCGGTGGGGTCCGACGGGCTGACCGAACTTCCGGCCACCGAGTTCGCCGGGTTCCTCTGGGTGTCATTACATCCCGCGCATCCCGCCGCGAGGCTGGACGTCCCGGCACATCTGGGCCCCCTGGCCGGCGAGCTCCAGTCGTGGGGCATCGGCCGGTGGTCTCCATTGGGCGAGAAGGTGCTCGATTCGCCCATCAACTGGAAACTTGCCGCCGATACCTTCGCGGAGAACTATCACTTCGCCACGGTGCATCGGCGGACCTTCGCCACCATTGCGCGCAGCAACTGCACCGTCTTCGACTCGTACGGACCGCACCACCGATTGATCTTCCCGCTCAACACAATCCTGGAGCTGGAGAACGCCCCCGAGGACCAGTGGGACCCGTTCCACCACATGGTGGTGATCTACGCCCTGTTCCCCAACGTCGTACTGTCGGTCACCATCGCCAACGGCGAGCTGTTCCGCATTTATCCGGGCGACCGGCCTGGCAGCTCTACTACGGTGCACCAGAACTCGACTCCGTTGGAACTCTCCGACGAATCCGTCGCCACCGGCGCTCAAGCCGTCTTCGATTACGCGCACGCAACCGTGCGCGATGAGGACTATCGGCTGGCCGAAACGCTGCAGACCAACCTCGAATCCGGTGCCCGGCAACGATTGGTGTTTGGGCGAAACGAGCCCGGGCTACAACATCGCCACATCACCTGGGCCCAGGCCCTCGAGACACCCGGCTGA